Proteins co-encoded in one Stomoxys calcitrans chromosome 5, idStoCalc2.1, whole genome shotgun sequence genomic window:
- the LOC106088195 gene encoding probable serine/threonine-protein kinase DDB_G0280133 isoform X2 — protein MNHRRDFLRENKLNLRELQKNTTNKLAQQQQDLERKQHKHLHRYHKSHEQQPNVGRRSDSLQRYDDNDKGQYQSSRMTTGRGTDGNMPNRGTAAAAAAPQRQMSFRRSYSQQRNGSRENIQQTATRNGNEAYVCNNPLEQKANRVPRSGSAMSIISKAESCDKEIQTEDILDEEFLYEALKKCSSTEAEFSNKQIRETAKSDTKSNNYRDQEPSKYINNDNKSRERVSYDYNHRDVVEERQSHEQITHYTARSQCSEMENSNKVSLMTEQHQNHYDEELPENFQNLQINAHMPREQETQSSARSRQTMFSNTSKRKSNGNYKLGSRDEIRLPRYLEKEKREKEEQRQRVISQDPNCPLGHYALSEEERVALLNGAKKKMESLVLELNRMPMTTETLRIRRRKVEIEKELSQIELNIRAFSKPKVYVPASDCETSMPY, from the exons atgaACCATCGACGCGACTTTTTACGtgaaaataaattgaatttacGGGAACTACAAAAGAATACCACCAATAAATTAGCGCAACAACAACAGGACTTAGAAAGAAAACAACATAAGCACTTGCACAGATACCACAAAAGTCATGAGCAGCAACCAAATGTGGGCCGACGTTCAGATTCACTGCAACGATATGATGATAACGACAAGGGACAATATCAGTCCTCAAGAATGACTACAGGAAGAGGCACAGATGGGAATATGCCAAATAGAGGAACTGCCGCTGCCGCTGCTGCTCCACAGCGCCAAATGTCTTTTCGCCGCTCCTATAGCCAGCAACGCAATGGAAGTAGAGAAAATATACAACAAACAGCTACCAGAAATGGTAATGAGGCATATGTTTGTAACAATCCCTTAGAGCAAAAGGCAAACAGAGTGCCTCGAAGTGGCAGTGCTATGTCTATAATATCCAAGGCTGAATCCTGCGACAAAGAAATTCAAACTGAGGATATACTTGATGaagaatttttgtacgaagCCTTAAAGAA ATGTAGTTCCACAGAGGcggaattttcaaataaacaaataagagAGACGGCAAAGTCCGATACAAAGTCCAATAATTATCGTGATCAAGAACCctcaaaatatataaataatgaCAATAAATCACGCGAACGTGTTTCATATGACTACAATCATCGTGATGTTGTGGAAGAACGTCAATCCCATGAACAAATAACCCACTATACGGCACGTTCCCAATGCTcagaaatggaaaatagtaataAAGTTTCTTTGATGACAGAGCAACATCAAAACCATTATGATGAAGAATTACCAGAGAActttcaaaatttgcaaataaatgcacatATGCCCAGGGAACAGGAAACTCAGTCAAGTGCCAGAAGCCGCCAAACAATGTTTTCGAATACCAGCAAGAGAAAATCGAATGGAAATTACAAACTAGGCA GTCGCGATGAAATACGTTTGCCTCGCTATCTGGAAAAGGAAAAACGCGAAAAGGAAGAACAGCGCCAACGTGTTATTTCTCAAGATCCCAATTGCCCCTTGGGCCATTATGCTTTATCGGAAGAAGAACGTGTGGCTTTACTAAACGGTGCAAAGAAGA AAATGGAATCCCTGGTGCTGGAACTAAATCGCATGCCCATGACCACCGAAACATTACGCATTCGTCGCAGAAAAGTTGAAATAGAGAAGGAACTTTCGCAAATTGAATTGAACATAAGAGCTTTTTCCAAACCAAAGGTTTATGTACCGGCATCCGACTGTGAAACATCCATGCCATATTAG
- the LOC106088195 gene encoding probable serine/threonine-protein kinase DDB_G0280133 isoform X1 has protein sequence MQHQSSSSAMKTLKGIFQEPKMNHRRDFLRENKLNLRELQKNTTNKLAQQQQDLERKQHKHLHRYHKSHEQQPNVGRRSDSLQRYDDNDKGQYQSSRMTTGRGTDGNMPNRGTAAAAAAPQRQMSFRRSYSQQRNGSRENIQQTATRNGNEAYVCNNPLEQKANRVPRSGSAMSIISKAESCDKEIQTEDILDEEFLYEALKKCSSTEAEFSNKQIRETAKSDTKSNNYRDQEPSKYINNDNKSRERVSYDYNHRDVVEERQSHEQITHYTARSQCSEMENSNKVSLMTEQHQNHYDEELPENFQNLQINAHMPREQETQSSARSRQTMFSNTSKRKSNGNYKLGSRDEIRLPRYLEKEKREKEEQRQRVISQDPNCPLGHYALSEEERVALLNGAKKKMESLVLELNRMPMTTETLRIRRRKVEIEKELSQIELNIRAFSKPKVYVPASDCETSMPY, from the exons ATGCAACATCAATCATCTTCAAGTGCAATGAAAACGTTAAAAGGCATTTTTCAGGAGCCAA aaatgaACCATCGACGCGACTTTTTACGtgaaaataaattgaatttacGGGAACTACAAAAGAATACCACCAATAAATTAGCGCAACAACAACAGGACTTAGAAAGAAAACAACATAAGCACTTGCACAGATACCACAAAAGTCATGAGCAGCAACCAAATGTGGGCCGACGTTCAGATTCACTGCAACGATATGATGATAACGACAAGGGACAATATCAGTCCTCAAGAATGACTACAGGAAGAGGCACAGATGGGAATATGCCAAATAGAGGAACTGCCGCTGCCGCTGCTGCTCCACAGCGCCAAATGTCTTTTCGCCGCTCCTATAGCCAGCAACGCAATGGAAGTAGAGAAAATATACAACAAACAGCTACCAGAAATGGTAATGAGGCATATGTTTGTAACAATCCCTTAGAGCAAAAGGCAAACAGAGTGCCTCGAAGTGGCAGTGCTATGTCTATAATATCCAAGGCTGAATCCTGCGACAAAGAAATTCAAACTGAGGATATACTTGATGaagaatttttgtacgaagCCTTAAAGAA ATGTAGTTCCACAGAGGcggaattttcaaataaacaaataagagAGACGGCAAAGTCCGATACAAAGTCCAATAATTATCGTGATCAAGAACCctcaaaatatataaataatgaCAATAAATCACGCGAACGTGTTTCATATGACTACAATCATCGTGATGTTGTGGAAGAACGTCAATCCCATGAACAAATAACCCACTATACGGCACGTTCCCAATGCTcagaaatggaaaatagtaataAAGTTTCTTTGATGACAGAGCAACATCAAAACCATTATGATGAAGAATTACCAGAGAActttcaaaatttgcaaataaatgcacatATGCCCAGGGAACAGGAAACTCAGTCAAGTGCCAGAAGCCGCCAAACAATGTTTTCGAATACCAGCAAGAGAAAATCGAATGGAAATTACAAACTAGGCA GTCGCGATGAAATACGTTTGCCTCGCTATCTGGAAAAGGAAAAACGCGAAAAGGAAGAACAGCGCCAACGTGTTATTTCTCAAGATCCCAATTGCCCCTTGGGCCATTATGCTTTATCGGAAGAAGAACGTGTGGCTTTACTAAACGGTGCAAAGAAGA AAATGGAATCCCTGGTGCTGGAACTAAATCGCATGCCCATGACCACCGAAACATTACGCATTCGTCGCAGAAAAGTTGAAATAGAGAAGGAACTTTCGCAAATTGAATTGAACATAAGAGCTTTTTCCAAACCAAAGGTTTATGTACCGGCATCCGACTGTGAAACATCCATGCCATATTAG